A genomic region of Arachis stenosperma cultivar V10309 chromosome 9, arast.V10309.gnm1.PFL2, whole genome shotgun sequence contains the following coding sequences:
- the LOC130949923 gene encoding uncharacterized protein LOC130949923, with the protein MTMLSDDDDAEQRQEHGSSQEDYFPGSRSSRLYTAPFQARHPNLGVDIELKTAIINLLPKFHGLPAQEPLKHLRDFQIACSTVRCNGATETSILLAAFPFSLEEKAKEWYYTQPEAVVTNWDTLKREFLEKYFPAEVTDRLRKEISMIIQGESETLYEYWERFNNLLDACPYHMIDKLVLISYFTQGMKPQDKTTLDGASNGSLKKYKTVEEAWQLISDLAESARNYRHRHNHPKAVKKVSSSSETTALTQTLNELQQEDNTMAATHNFYDRPNQGYYQQGSNYNQSENYNQGWQDNSNQGWRDNSNQGWRDNYNKEGKDNNKNQRWNNNNNRQQN; encoded by the exons ATGACGATGCTGAGTGACGACGACGATGCTGAGCAGCGACA AGAACATGGCAGCTCCCAGGAGGATTACTTTCCAGGAAGCAGGAGCTCCAGACTTTACACTGCACCTTTCCAAGCGCGTCATCCAAATCTGGGTGTAGATATTGAACTGAAAACTGCAATAATCAATCTACTGCcgaagtttcatggcttacctgctcaagagcctcttAAGCACCTCAGAGATTTTCAGATAGCCTGTTCTACTGTTAGGTGTAATGGTGCAACTGAGACTTCTATTCTGCTTGCCGCCTTCCCGTTTTCTCTTGAGGAGAAGGCAAaggagtggtactacactcaacctgaAGCAGTTGTTACTAACTGGGACACGCTCAAGAGAGAATTCTTGGAAAAAtactttccagctgaagttacTGATAGACTGAGGAAAGAAATTTCAATGATTATTCAAGGCGAGTCCGAGACTCTTTACGAATATTGGGAGCGCTTCAATAACCTCCTAGACGCATGCCCCTACCACATGATTGACAAACTGGTGTTGATCAGTTATTTCACACAAGGCATGAAGCCTCAGGATAAAACTACACTGGATGGTGCAAGTAATGGTTCTCTTAAAAAGTACAAGACCGTAGAAGAAGCGTGGCAACTGATCAGCGATCTAGCTGAGTCCGCTCGGAATTACAGACATAGGCACAACCATCCCAAGGCTGTGAAAAAGGTTTCCTCTAGTAGTGAGACTACTGCCCTCACACAGACTCTGAATGAG ctccaacaagaagacaacACCATGGCAGCTACtcataatttctatgaccgcccaaATCAAGGATACTATCAACAAGGCAGCAATTACAACCAAAGTGAAAACTACAATCAAGGTTGGCAAGATAACTCCAACCAGGGATGGAGAGATAATTCCAATCAAGGATGGAGGGACAACTACAACAAAGAAGGCAAAGACAACAATAAAAATCAGAGgtggaacaacaacaacaatagacAGCAGAATTAA